Proteins from one Sphingopyxis terrae subsp. terrae NBRC 15098 genomic window:
- a CDS encoding hotdog fold thioesterase, with protein sequence MNAPAVPGLEELRDLLALAPFHRWLGLSIAEVGANELVISMPWRDEIISNPTVGAAHGGIVSALIDLTGLYTIIAMGGAARATADLHVDFHRPAKLGPLRAIGSPVKLGRQISVAATRILAADGTLVASGRGAYVA encoded by the coding sequence ATGAATGCCCCCGCCGTCCCGGGGCTTGAGGAATTACGTGACCTATTGGCGCTGGCCCCTTTTCACCGCTGGCTCGGGCTCAGCATCGCTGAGGTCGGCGCCAACGAGTTGGTGATCTCCATGCCTTGGCGAGACGAAATCATCTCAAATCCGACGGTCGGCGCGGCGCATGGTGGCATCGTATCGGCTTTGATCGATCTGACCGGCCTCTATACGATCATCGCGATGGGGGGTGCTGCGCGGGCGACGGCGGACCTCCATGTGGATTTTCACCGACCGGCCAAGCTGGGGCCGCTTCGCGCGATCGGCAGCCCGGTGAAATTAGGGCGGCAGATAAGCGTCGCGGCTACCCGGATCCTAGCCGCAGACGGAACCTTGGTGGCGAGTGGTAGAGGGGCCTACGTCGCCTGA
- a CDS encoding MarR family winged helix-turn-helix transcriptional regulator gives MTMVEPRNTSGISPAKSLLTASDEFVFLIEEVPRKLRRKFDASTARFGLTRTQWRALVYIYRTPGMTQTDLSKCLELERASVGHVVDQLERMVLAERRAAKGDRRVWELHLLPRAIEILPQLRAEADMIYARLLHMISPTEIRAMRSLLTKMSGNLESGSEDMPPR, from the coding sequence ATGACGATGGTTGAACCTCGCAATACAAGCGGCATCTCTCCCGCGAAAAGTCTTCTGACGGCCTCAGACGAGTTTGTCTTTCTCATCGAGGAAGTGCCCCGCAAACTGCGTCGGAAGTTTGATGCCTCAACGGCGCGCTTCGGATTGACGCGAACCCAGTGGCGCGCGCTCGTCTATATCTATCGGACCCCGGGCATGACCCAAACCGACCTCTCCAAATGCCTCGAACTGGAGCGTGCCAGCGTTGGCCATGTTGTCGACCAGCTGGAAAGAATGGTGCTCGCGGAACGGCGCGCTGCCAAGGGCGACCGGCGCGTCTGGGAACTTCATCTTTTGCCCCGAGCGATCGAAATCCTGCCTCAGCTGCGCGCCGAAGCCGACATGATCTACGCGCGACTGCTCCATATGATTTCCCCAACTGAGATACGCGCGATGCGCTCATTGCTGACGAAAATGTCCGGCAATCTCGAAAGCGGATCGGAAGACATGCCTCCTCGATAG
- a CDS encoding GntR family transcriptional regulator, protein MAATKTDDDSAPTQDRVIARLLTDDIVEWRIPPGSWLREREIAARFGVSHAPVREAFRHLARIGLVKVVPWRGTYVIDIDEHAANEVYELWKSLFGVVCRLAAAEMTDRDGRELMHRLVEYKDVTQRTDNTFEHIKVSNRIGRFIAKRSNAPLALELLDRVALLARWQHNVYTDSYIETHGNEAAKRSAILYDALCRHIVARDGDAADAVARDLIGVTQNSFGRALEEYKARHAKPKPSRRRAKVT, encoded by the coding sequence ATGGCCGCGACGAAGACCGACGACGACAGCGCGCCGACGCAGGACCGCGTGATCGCGCGCCTTTTGACCGACGACATCGTCGAATGGCGGATTCCGCCCGGATCGTGGCTGCGCGAGCGCGAAATCGCCGCGCGCTTCGGAGTGAGCCATGCGCCGGTGCGCGAGGCGTTCCGGCATCTCGCGCGGATCGGGCTTGTCAAGGTCGTGCCGTGGCGCGGCACCTATGTGATCGATATCGACGAGCATGCTGCGAACGAGGTCTATGAACTGTGGAAATCGCTGTTCGGCGTCGTTTGTCGCCTTGCGGCCGCCGAAATGACCGACCGCGACGGGCGCGAACTGATGCACCGGCTTGTCGAATATAAGGATGTCACCCAGCGCACCGACAATACGTTCGAGCATATCAAGGTCTCGAACCGCATCGGTCGCTTTATCGCCAAACGCAGCAATGCGCCGCTCGCGCTCGAGCTCCTCGATCGGGTCGCGCTGCTCGCGCGCTGGCAGCACAATGTCTATACTGACAGCTATATCGAGACGCATGGCAACGAGGCGGCGAAGCGATCGGCCATCCTCTACGACGCGCTTTGCCGCCATATCGTCGCGCGCGATGGCGATGCCGCCGATGCGGTGGCGCGCGATCTGATCGGGGTTACTCAGAATAGTTTTGGGCGCGCACTCGAGGAATATAAGGCCCGCCACGCAAAGCCTAAGCCCAGCCGCCGCCGCGCAAAAGTGACATGA
- a CDS encoding carboxylesterase/lipase family protein has protein sequence MRHLVMAALFGAAMLTGSVSVAAAETAPAATIAQGRLAGARTGDVERFLDIPFAAAPVGALRWRAPQAPPRWRGVRDAAKLGPACPQTVRPALVAGGVAEHQSEDCLQLNIWRPAGARKLPVMVWIHGGAHVVGSGTFPVFDGTAFARQGVVLVTINYRLGALGYFAHPALSAAKPRGEALANYGLMDQLAALRWVKKNIAAFGGDPRQITLFGESAGAIGVTTILAQPEAKGLFAKAIVQSGVGLLDPRPLGEQEALGAALAARAGAPPSASLDALRALPAAALVAAGEVRTPGAMTGPILDGDLVREAPWRVFARSEPIDVPLLVGANSNEASVILAMGVPPSAALAYLGRDQAAGRAAYGMGLADDELARQVLGDAWFVAPARWLAARTAGGAPSYLYHFDYVAAARRDRAKGAAHGSEIPYLFGTLDYFASVAGAVGDEDRRFGEGIAACWVGFAKTGVPGCALVRDWPRYDAASDRLAKFAPESGVVAGFRKAQLDHLLNVHFGNGQPRP, from the coding sequence ATGCGGCATTTGGTGATGGCAGCACTGTTCGGTGCCGCGATGCTGACCGGATCGGTGTCTGTCGCGGCGGCGGAGACGGCCCCCGCGGCGACAATCGCGCAGGGGCGCCTTGCGGGCGCGCGCACGGGGGACGTCGAGCGCTTCCTTGATATTCCTTTCGCCGCCGCACCGGTCGGCGCTCTTCGCTGGCGGGCGCCGCAGGCACCGCCGCGCTGGCGGGGCGTCCGCGATGCCGCAAAACTCGGCCCGGCTTGTCCGCAGACGGTGCGCCCCGCACTTGTCGCGGGCGGGGTAGCCGAGCATCAGTCTGAGGATTGCCTCCAGCTGAACATCTGGCGCCCGGCGGGGGCGCGAAAGCTGCCAGTGATGGTCTGGATCCATGGCGGCGCCCATGTGGTCGGTTCGGGCACCTTCCCGGTTTTCGACGGCACCGCCTTCGCGCGGCAAGGTGTGGTTTTGGTGACGATCAACTATCGGTTGGGCGCGCTCGGTTATTTCGCCCATCCCGCGCTCAGCGCGGCCAAGCCGCGCGGCGAGGCGCTCGCCAATTACGGCCTGATGGACCAATTGGCCGCCCTGCGGTGGGTGAAGAAAAATATCGCCGCATTTGGTGGCGATCCGCGCCAGATCACCTTGTTCGGCGAATCCGCCGGGGCGATCGGAGTGACGACGATCCTTGCCCAGCCCGAAGCCAAAGGCCTGTTCGCCAAGGCGATCGTTCAGTCGGGCGTTGGTCTCCTCGATCCGCGCCCGCTTGGCGAGCAAGAAGCGCTAGGCGCGGCGTTGGCAGCGCGCGCAGGTGCGCCGCCTTCAGCATCGCTCGACGCGCTTCGCGCGCTGCCCGCCGCCGCGCTCGTTGCCGCTGGCGAGGTCCGGACGCCGGGCGCGATGACCGGCCCCATCCTCGACGGCGACCTGGTACGCGAAGCGCCTTGGCGCGTCTTTGCGCGTAGCGAGCCGATCGACGTTCCGCTCCTCGTCGGCGCGAACAGCAACGAGGCGAGCGTCATCCTTGCCATGGGCGTGCCGCCATCCGCCGCGCTCGCCTATCTAGGGCGCGACCAGGCGGCGGGCCGGGCCGCCTATGGCATGGGGCTGGCCGATGATGAACTGGCGCGCCAGGTGTTGGGCGACGCCTGGTTCGTCGCCCCGGCGCGCTGGCTCGCGGCCCGGACGGCGGGAGGGGCGCCTTCGTATCTCTATCATTTCGACTATGTCGCAGCGGCGCGGCGCGACCGCGCCAAGGGCGCCGCGCACGGGTCTGAAATCCCCTATCTGTTCGGGACGCTCGACTATTTCGCGTCGGTCGCCGGCGCCGTCGGTGACGAGGATCGCCGCTTCGGCGAAGGCATCGCCGCCTGCTGGGTTGGCTTCGCCAAGACGGGCGTTCCTGGCTGCGCACTCGTTCGCGACTGGCCGCGTTACGATGCGGCAAGCGACCGTCTCGCAAAATTTGCGCCCGAGTCTGGCGTCGTCGCCGGCTTTCGCAAGGCGCAGCTCGACCATCTGCTCAATGTTCACTTCGGGAACGGCCAGCCCAGGCCCTAG
- a CDS encoding long-chain fatty acid--CoA ligase, whose protein sequence is MLRGLMQDAPLLISGILEYAARAHGEREIVSKAVDEPVWRYDWHRCDQRARQAAQALGVLGIATGDRVSSLAWNTHRHLELFYAAPGMGAVLHTANPRLSDEQIAFTIAHAGSRILFFEPNLAELVARLRPLLPGIERYVLLADRGATAPDVADALNYEALLARQDGALTWPSFDEKAAAFLCYTSGTTGDPKGVLYSHRSIVLHGMAAGLSSAFGFSAFDVIMPCSSMYHATAWGLPFTAAINGCKLVLPCDRMDGASLADLINEEGVTFSGGVPTIWTMYLAHLDTTGTGVGNLKRLVIGGSAVPRAMAETFRAKYGVTVLQLWGMTETNPLGVISTPSPLLMAEGEDFANDLLLTKQGRMQFGIELRIIDGDGTPLPWDGEQAGALQVRGPWVVDRYFPDFEGAGSDGWFDTGDIGTIDRFGFLRLTDRAKDVIKSGGEWISSIDIENAAVGYPGVRVAAVVGVYHPKWEERPLLVIETHEGQAVTADAIRAHLETKVVRWWLPDDILFATVPLTATGKIDKKALREAYRNQLA, encoded by the coding sequence ATGTTACGGGGATTGATGCAGGACGCGCCGCTGCTGATCAGCGGAATATTGGAATATGCCGCGCGCGCGCACGGCGAGAGGGAGATCGTCTCGAAGGCTGTCGATGAGCCGGTTTGGCGGTATGACTGGCACCGCTGCGATCAGCGTGCGCGTCAGGCTGCGCAGGCCCTTGGTGTCCTCGGGATTGCAACGGGCGACCGCGTCTCGTCGCTCGCCTGGAACACGCACCGCCACCTCGAACTCTTCTATGCGGCGCCGGGCATGGGCGCTGTATTGCACACTGCCAACCCGCGTCTCAGCGACGAGCAAATCGCCTTTACTATCGCTCATGCAGGCAGCCGCATTCTCTTCTTCGAGCCCAATCTAGCCGAGCTCGTCGCACGGCTGCGCCCTCTCCTTCCAGGTATCGAGCGTTATGTCCTTCTCGCGGATCGCGGAGCGACCGCGCCAGATGTTGCTGACGCGTTGAACTATGAAGCGTTGCTGGCACGCCAGGACGGGGCCCTCACCTGGCCGAGCTTCGATGAAAAGGCAGCCGCATTTCTTTGCTACACTTCGGGGACGACGGGCGACCCCAAGGGCGTCCTATACAGCCACCGATCAATCGTTCTCCACGGGATGGCGGCCGGTCTGAGCAGTGCCTTCGGGTTCAGCGCTTTTGATGTCATCATGCCCTGCTCGTCCATGTATCATGCGACGGCATGGGGACTTCCGTTCACGGCAGCGATTAACGGCTGCAAGCTAGTGCTTCCTTGCGACAGGATGGACGGTGCCAGTCTCGCCGATCTGATCAACGAAGAGGGCGTCACCTTTTCGGGCGGTGTGCCCACGATCTGGACCATGTACCTCGCTCATCTCGACACCACGGGGACGGGGGTCGGCAATCTCAAGCGCCTCGTGATTGGCGGCTCGGCCGTCCCGCGGGCGATGGCCGAGACATTCCGCGCCAAATATGGTGTCACTGTGCTCCAGCTCTGGGGCATGACCGAAACCAATCCTCTCGGCGTGATTTCGACGCCCTCCCCGCTCCTGATGGCCGAAGGCGAGGATTTCGCGAACGATCTCCTGCTGACGAAGCAGGGTCGCATGCAATTTGGCATCGAACTGCGCATTATCGACGGCGATGGCACGCCGCTCCCCTGGGACGGTGAGCAGGCGGGTGCGCTCCAGGTCCGCGGACCGTGGGTCGTCGATCGCTATTTCCCCGATTTTGAGGGCGCCGGGAGCGATGGCTGGTTCGACACCGGGGACATAGGTACGATCGATCGCTTCGGCTTTCTCCGGCTGACCGACCGCGCGAAAGACGTGATCAAGTCCGGGGGCGAATGGATCAGCTCGATTGATATCGAGAATGCGGCGGTTGGGTACCCCGGCGTCCGGGTCGCCGCGGTCGTTGGCGTATATCATCCAAAATGGGAAGAGCGACCCCTTCTCGTGATTGAAACGCATGAAGGTCAAGCCGTCACAGCCGACGCAATTCGCGCGCATCTGGAGACGAAGGTTGTTCGTTGGTGGCTGCCGGACGACATCCTGTTCGCGACAGTACCGCTCACTGCAACGGGAAAGATCGACAAAAAGGCCTTACGCGAAGCGTATCGTAACCAACTCGCCTAG
- a CDS encoding alpha/beta fold hydrolase, which produces MIDQSITLAGKAGHEIAASVDGPELGLPVILAHGGGQTRRAWRAVAHRLASHGFRTIAVDMRGHGESAWASDGAYDISDFAADLVEIAAATASKPALIGASLGGLAGIIAEGKCAPGSFGSLTLVDVTPQMEPSGVARVVGFMAAHARDGFASVEEAAQVIADYLPHRPSRKASAGLAHYLRRKDDERFYWHWDPAFIERVTQQGGGVSSDHGRTELSAAAACLTLPVHLIRGGSSDLVSLEAVKHFQGLVPHMAYSDIANATHMVVGDENDAFGQSILEFLLGIHEAEMKS; this is translated from the coding sequence ATGATTGATCAGTCGATCACGCTTGCCGGGAAAGCGGGCCATGAAATCGCAGCGTCGGTTGATGGCCCGGAACTCGGATTACCGGTAATCCTCGCGCACGGCGGCGGACAGACCCGAAGGGCATGGAGGGCGGTAGCCCACCGGCTCGCGAGCCATGGTTTCCGGACCATCGCAGTCGATATGCGCGGGCACGGCGAGAGTGCATGGGCCAGCGACGGAGCCTATGATATCTCCGATTTTGCGGCCGATCTCGTCGAGATCGCTGCGGCGACGGCGAGCAAACCGGCGCTGATTGGCGCGTCTCTTGGTGGCCTGGCCGGGATCATCGCCGAGGGAAAATGCGCACCGGGAAGTTTCGGATCGCTGACGCTGGTCGACGTCACACCTCAGATGGAACCGAGCGGCGTCGCCCGCGTGGTCGGTTTCATGGCGGCGCATGCGCGCGATGGTTTTGCGTCGGTGGAAGAGGCCGCACAGGTCATTGCCGACTATCTGCCCCATCGCCCCAGCCGGAAGGCTTCGGCCGGGCTAGCACACTATCTGCGCCGCAAGGACGATGAACGCTTCTATTGGCACTGGGACCCCGCCTTCATCGAAAGAGTGACGCAGCAGGGCGGCGGCGTTTCCAGCGACCATGGCCGCACCGAGCTCAGCGCGGCCGCTGCCTGCTTGACCTTGCCGGTGCATCTGATCCGCGGCGGGTCAAGCGATCTCGTCTCGCTGGAAGCCGTCAAGCATTTCCAGGGCCTTGTCCCTCATATGGCGTATAGCGACATTGCGAATGCGACTCATATGGTGGTGGGGGACGAGAACGACGCTTTCGGGCAATCGATCCTAGAGTTTTTGCTCGGCATCCATGAAGCGGAAATGAAATCATGA
- a CDS encoding TonB-dependent receptor → MGRRANLLFCTAAIWVAVAPPAFAQDAPSEALPDAAEADDDGAIVVTARRREERLADVPTAASVIDITSLTDRGGATGSGELLADQPSVRFNNLNSSVTSEISIRASSTARATNGDPSVGLYRNGAYIAGGPVGGRNFTRLDLLDIGRVEVLRGTQGALYGRNAVGGAINIISAEPEFDLSGWASARYGFENNSFQTQGAINVPLADGLAIRISGDLVEQDKGFFYNPDNDVYFDQQKGHGLRGQIRLKRGPVDAIITAETQRLTTPTIHYQISIPAGTPGFPGGYTQDRFRYPWNTAPRASQDVDGLQALVRVDLGGADLTSTTSFRKRTSEYDLDNDAISPAELARARAAGQIGALTPLDASTASYVVDTTDNFSQDIHVSGASDRFTWLVGAEMLLLDSDFSVATTRTPTLANPSPGNIAPARLHFESYAAYGSLGFDITDSLNLTGELRYTRDSRSISARLYDLGTGLPTGGPSRIIDDSINADNLSYNATLSYKLTSNILAYGKVGSSYRAGGFNTRLSDPRAPSPVQVLFGNENSTSYEVGIKGSPIRRGYFAIAGYYTELEDLIAQVDDGCALTNPACPIAAVAYLTNAGDAKSWGIEAEYSQGFDLGEGNGRLALSGSRQEGKVKSGRYDGLDLAQVPDWLASANLNLRYPVTKDVALTSNVLISGQWGGKQELTATSVDLDDYVLVNLRVGVDFGKISVSAFANNVFDKVYFVAQAPTINRYSQPRVVGVEGRISF, encoded by the coding sequence ATGGGACGCAGAGCGAACCTTCTTTTCTGCACGGCCGCGATTTGGGTAGCCGTCGCTCCGCCTGCTTTCGCTCAAGACGCACCGTCCGAAGCTCTTCCGGACGCGGCTGAAGCGGATGATGACGGCGCCATAGTCGTAACGGCGCGCCGCCGCGAAGAGCGGCTGGCCGATGTGCCGACCGCGGCGTCGGTCATCGATATCACGTCGCTCACCGATCGCGGCGGCGCCACGGGCAGCGGCGAACTCCTCGCCGATCAGCCAAGCGTTCGCTTCAACAATCTGAACTCGTCCGTCACGTCGGAGATCTCGATCCGCGCTTCGTCGACCGCGCGTGCCACCAATGGCGACCCGAGCGTCGGGCTCTATCGCAACGGTGCCTATATCGCCGGCGGTCCGGTGGGCGGTCGCAACTTCACGCGGCTCGACCTGCTCGACATCGGCCGCGTCGAGGTTCTGCGCGGGACGCAGGGCGCGCTGTACGGCCGCAACGCGGTCGGCGGCGCGATCAATATCATCTCGGCCGAGCCCGAATTCGATCTCTCGGGCTGGGCGAGCGCGCGCTATGGCTTCGAGAACAACAGCTTCCAGACGCAGGGCGCGATCAATGTCCCGCTCGCCGATGGCCTGGCGATCCGCATCAGCGGCGATCTCGTCGAGCAGGACAAGGGCTTCTTCTACAATCCCGACAACGACGTCTATTTCGACCAGCAGAAGGGCCACGGACTGCGCGGCCAGATCCGGCTGAAGCGCGGGCCGGTCGACGCGATCATCACGGCCGAGACCCAGCGGCTGACCACGCCGACGATCCATTACCAGATATCCATTCCCGCGGGCACGCCAGGCTTTCCCGGCGGTTATACGCAGGATCGCTTTCGCTACCCCTGGAACACCGCGCCGCGCGCCAGCCAGGACGTGGACGGCCTTCAGGCGCTCGTCCGCGTGGATCTGGGCGGTGCCGACCTGACGTCGACAACCTCCTTTCGCAAGCGCACGTCCGAATATGATCTCGACAATGACGCGATCAGCCCCGCCGAGCTGGCGCGTGCGCGCGCCGCGGGGCAGATCGGCGCTCTCACGCCGCTCGATGCCAGCACCGCGTCCTACGTCGTCGACACGACCGACAATTTTTCGCAGGATATTCATGTCAGCGGGGCGAGCGATCGCTTCACATGGCTGGTCGGCGCCGAAATGCTGTTGCTCGACAGCGATTTCTCGGTGGCGACGACGCGCACGCCGACGCTCGCCAATCCGTCGCCGGGCAATATCGCGCCCGCGCGGCTGCATTTCGAAAGCTATGCGGCCTATGGCTCGCTCGGTTTCGACATCACCGACAGCCTCAACCTGACCGGCGAACTGCGCTATACCCGCGACAGCCGGAGCATCTCGGCGCGGCTTTACGATTTGGGGACTGGCCTGCCCACCGGCGGGCCATCGCGGATCATCGACGACAGCATCAACGCCGACAATCTCTCCTACAATGCGACCCTCTCGTACAAGCTCACGTCGAACATCCTCGCCTATGGCAAGGTCGGCAGCAGCTATCGGGCCGGCGGGTTCAACACGCGCCTCTCCGATCCGCGCGCGCCGAGTCCTGTGCAGGTGCTGTTCGGCAACGAAAACAGCACGTCTTACGAAGTCGGCATCAAGGGCAGTCCGATCCGCCGCGGCTATTTCGCAATCGCGGGCTATTACACCGAGCTTGAAGACCTGATCGCGCAGGTCGACGATGGCTGCGCGCTCACCAATCCGGCGTGCCCGATCGCCGCGGTCGCCTATCTAACCAACGCAGGCGATGCGAAAAGCTGGGGTATCGAGGCCGAATATAGCCAGGGCTTCGATCTCGGCGAAGGCAATGGCCGCCTCGCCTTGAGTGGCTCGCGGCAAGAGGGCAAGGTCAAGAGCGGCCGCTATGACGGGCTGGACCTTGCGCAGGTTCCCGACTGGCTCGCCTCGGCCAACCTCAATCTGCGCTACCCGGTCACCAAGGATGTCGCGCTGACCAGCAATGTCCTGATCAGTGGTCAATGGGGCGGCAAACAGGAGCTGACAGCGACCTCGGTCGACCTCGATGATTATGTCCTCGTCAATCTTCGGGTCGGCGTCGACTTCGGCAAGATCAGCGTCAGCGCGTTCGCGAACAACGTCTTCGACAAGGTTTATTTCGTCGCGCAGGCGCCGACGATCAACCGGTACAGCCAGCCTCGCGTCGTCGGCGTCGAAGGACGCATTTCTTTCTAG
- a CDS encoding serine hydrolase domain-containing protein, with product MAGRTKWTWLAAGAAMAGAAAFAAQGGFGGNGGGEARPMVQLPPAAPAAKASTSAASAPAAASLSATVGGYTYDWTALQSAIDADTEVDNGYFIVGNASDPDYLFAYEKGSFGIDRVTPLASASKWFAGALGMRMVQAGIATLDDPMRPPLAFWTTIGTKKDVQLKHALSMTSGFNASPLVGGCQLLPAMTLYNCAKSIHDLRYDILRPGNAPGAQYSYGPHGLQVAAAYLEAKDISIAPGTSPARQRNFHELFAQHVTTPLGMTSTTWYDPAGSAPTNPWVAGGAYSTPRDYAKLLRAFLGGSFITDMTSFTQQRTAGLPRVFVPASAGNWEYALGSFVECDTPSACATSKINSSPGAYGWTGWIDRETGYYALIATEISSGGDRKGVELEQVMQDLIEDAIANRTPAP from the coding sequence ATGGCTGGAAGAACGAAATGGACGTGGCTTGCCGCTGGTGCGGCGATGGCTGGGGCTGCGGCCTTTGCGGCGCAGGGCGGGTTCGGGGGCAACGGCGGCGGCGAGGCGCGTCCCATGGTGCAGCTTCCGCCTGCGGCGCCCGCTGCTAAAGCGTCGACGTCGGCGGCATCGGCGCCCGCGGCCGCCAGCCTTTCGGCCACCGTCGGCGGTTATACCTATGACTGGACCGCGTTACAGTCGGCAATCGACGCTGATACCGAGGTCGATAACGGCTATTTCATCGTCGGGAATGCTTCGGATCCCGACTATCTCTTCGCTTACGAGAAGGGCAGCTTTGGTATCGATCGGGTGACCCCGCTTGCGTCGGCCTCCAAATGGTTCGCCGGCGCGCTGGGGATGCGCATGGTGCAGGCTGGCATCGCGACGCTCGACGATCCGATGCGGCCGCCGCTTGCCTTCTGGACCACGATCGGAACGAAGAAGGATGTCCAACTCAAGCATGCGCTGTCGATGACGTCGGGCTTCAATGCGAGCCCGCTCGTTGGCGGCTGTCAGCTGCTTCCGGCCATGACGCTCTACAATTGCGCGAAGAGCATCCACGATTTGCGCTATGATATTTTGCGCCCGGGCAACGCGCCCGGCGCGCAATATAGCTATGGACCGCACGGCCTTCAGGTCGCCGCTGCCTATCTGGAGGCAAAGGATATAAGCATTGCGCCCGGCACGTCACCGGCACGCCAGCGCAATTTTCACGAACTGTTCGCGCAGCATGTGACGACCCCGCTCGGGATGACGAGCACGACCTGGTATGACCCTGCGGGAAGCGCTCCCACCAACCCGTGGGTCGCGGGCGGCGCCTATTCGACGCCGCGCGACTATGCGAAACTTCTGCGTGCCTTCCTTGGCGGCAGCTTTATTACCGATATGACAAGCTTCACCCAGCAACGTACCGCAGGCTTGCCGCGCGTTTTCGTGCCGGCGAGCGCGGGCAATTGGGAATATGCGCTCGGCTCCTTTGTCGAATGCGACACGCCTTCGGCCTGCGCGACGTCCAAGATCAATTCCTCACCGGGTGCCTATGGTTGGACCGGCTGGATCGATCGCGAGACCGGCTATTACGCTTTGATCGCCACCGAAATATCGAGCGGAGGCGACCGGAAAGGCGTCGAGCTCGAACAGGTCATGCAGGATCTGATCGAGGATGCGATCGCGAATCGCACCCCGGCGCCCTGA
- a CDS encoding serine hydrolase domain-containing protein: MKRTILFFAAAVAAQPAAAGEPAPLPGCAEAIAYSEANSGVALLILEDGKVRCRSADIATPQELWSGTKSLVGLMAAAGAQDGLLTLDERASETLAEWRGDPKKEQITLRQLLSMTGGQASTVGRAQGYLDSVKAPLTAAPGSKFQYGPAPMQIFGEIMRRKLVAKGQDGNARHYVERRILTPLGVTIGSWRSGPDGAPLMPQGLVLAASEWAKIGEFVRGGGKLDGKPLVDELAFAELFKGSQANPAYGLTWWLPRSTPAVDIVTRSTDITSHANELPADMVVAAGAGDQRLYIIPSLRLTIVRQAKLDLAALAAGEKGDWSDWRFLSLLLKAASD; encoded by the coding sequence TTGAAGCGCACCATCCTCTTTTTCGCAGCCGCGGTTGCGGCACAGCCAGCCGCGGCAGGCGAACCCGCCCCTCTTCCCGGCTGTGCCGAAGCGATCGCCTATTCTGAGGCTAATTCCGGCGTTGCGCTGCTGATACTTGAAGATGGCAAAGTGCGCTGCCGATCGGCAGACATCGCGACGCCGCAGGAACTCTGGTCGGGCACCAAGAGCCTTGTCGGGCTGATGGCGGCGGCGGGCGCACAGGATGGACTTCTAACCCTCGACGAGCGGGCATCGGAGACACTCGCTGAATGGAGGGGCGACCCCAAAAAGGAACAGATCACGCTTCGGCAATTGCTGTCGATGACGGGCGGCCAGGCATCGACCGTCGGCAGGGCCCAAGGGTATCTGGACTCGGTGAAGGCACCGCTCACGGCGGCGCCGGGCAGCAAATTCCAATATGGTCCCGCCCCGATGCAAATCTTTGGAGAGATCATGCGGCGCAAGCTCGTTGCCAAGGGCCAAGACGGCAACGCTCGCCATTATGTGGAGCGGCGCATTCTCACTCCGCTTGGGGTTACCATAGGCAGTTGGCGCAGCGGCCCCGATGGCGCACCGCTCATGCCGCAGGGCCTCGTGCTGGCAGCGTCCGAGTGGGCGAAGATCGGCGAGTTCGTCCGCGGCGGTGGGAAGCTCGACGGCAAGCCGCTTGTCGATGAACTGGCGTTCGCCGAGCTGTTCAAGGGTAGCCAGGCCAATCCGGCCTACGGTCTCACCTGGTGGTTGCCCCGTAGCACGCCGGCTGTCGATATTGTTACCCGGTCCACCGATATCACCAGTCATGCCAACGAACTCCCGGCGGATATGGTCGTCGCCGCCGGCGCGGGCGATCAACGCCTCTATATCATTCCGTCGCTTCGGCTTACAATCGTTAGGCAGGCGAAACTCGATCTGGCGGCTTTGGCGGCGGGGGAAAAAGGCGATTGGTCCGATTGGCGGTTCCTGTCACTGTTGCTGAAAGCGGCGAGTGACTAA